The following nucleotide sequence is from Peptococcaceae bacterium 1198_IL3148.
AGGTGCTAGCTTATCCACCACTTTGTCGTGCTTAATATTTCCCGCCACCGATATCACCATTTTATTAGGGGTGTAGTGTTTTTGATAAAAATCGATCAAATGGTCCCGATTGACAGAATTAATAATTTCAGCAGTACCAATAATTGGTCGTCCTAACGGGTGGCCTTGCCACATTGTTTTAGTAAAGATGTCATGCACCAACTCATCCGGTGCATCTTCATACATTTTTATTTCTTCAATAATTACATTTTTTTCTCGATCTATATCCTCTTGCGAAAATTTTGAATTAAAAAGCATGTCGGATAGCAAATCCACCGACAAATCGAAATGTTCATCCAACACTTTGGTGTGATAACAAGTATATTCCTTAGTGGTGAAAGCATTGAGTTGCCCACCCACTGCATCTAATTCTTCAGCAATTTGCTTAGGAGTTCTTTTATGGGTGCCTTTAAACATCATGTGCTCTATAAAGTGGGATATGCCACTATTTTCATCATTTTCATCCCTTGAACCTACGTTTACCCAAATACCAGTAGATATCGAGCGCACATGGGGTATTTCTTCAGACAATATACGAACACCATTATCTAATGTGGTCTTTTGGTACATCAAATAACCTCCTCAAAATATGTGCAGTTACACTCCTTACTAATAATACATAAATTTATCCCCGTTTGGCAAACTTTTCTATAAATAATCACACATTCTTTGATAAATCAGTAAATGTTTCGGCAATTTTGTGACAGCGGACGCGGTAATTAAATCTACTCTGCCCACTTCCCGATCATTGACATTTACCGTTACCTCCCCCACTTTACAGTGTGCCCTCACCGGTGCAACCATTTGTCTTTCTAAAGTCAACCTTTGCTCAAAGGTGCCTTTATCCCACTTTGGTACCAGTATGTTCATGCTTTCTGCAGCAACTATTGGCACTGTTTGGTGATAACCATCTTCTACCCTTACCGTTGTAAAGTGTTCCCCCTTTGTCAATACCACCACTTCTTCAAAATTCTCCAAACCATAGTTTAATAACTTTAATGTATCACCATAACGGTCATCGCTATGCAACACCACCGCAATTAAGTGTCGGCCTTCTTTATTGGCTGATGTAACCAAACAGCAACCCGCAGCGTTTGTGGTACCGGTTTTGATACCGTCAACCCAGCTGTAGCTCCACAGTAGCTTGTTGGTGTTGCGCAAATAGCGATCCATACCATCGGCATTTGCTATTACCCTTTGGCGGGTACGTACTATGTCACAAAATTTTTCGTTGGTCATGGCGTATTTAGCAAACATTGCTAAATCGTATGCCGATGAGTGGTGTAAATCATTGGGTAACCCGTTGGTATTACAGAAGTGGGTATTGTATCCGCCTAAAATTTTAGCATGATGGTTCATAAAATTTACAAACATATCTTCGCTGCCAGCAATATGTTCTGCTATCGCTACACAGGCATCGTTGCCTGAGCGAAGCATAGCACCATAGAGCAAATCATTTAACGTAAGTTTTTCGTAAGGTGTCAGGTGAATACTGGATTCCCCAATTGCTGCAGCCTTGGGACTGACAGAAACCAGCGTTTCCAAATTTCCACCTTCCAAAGCAATAATTGCAGTCATTATTTTGGTGGTGCTGGCCGGGGGGCATTTTTGTTGACTGTTCTTTTCGTATAAAACTTGGCCAGTTCTGCCATCAATCAATATGGCAGCATCAGCTGTTATATTGGGTGCATTGATAGATACATTTTGTCCATAGGCGGTATCAAATTTAACCAGGGAAAACGCCACCACAATCAAAAATATAATTCGATACTTCAATGTAAATCACTCCAGTATGTTTTGCCCTGATGTTAAGCGTACCCGATTAAATATTACTTAATACCACAAAGAGGACCCATTTTGAGCCCTCTTTGTGATATTTTATTTTTCTGCCGTTGGGTTTTGCTCTTCTGCAGTGGATTGAATCATTTCAGAAACTTTAACAAATTTGTAGCCGTTCTGTTTTAATTCTTTAATCATCTCTGGTAGAGCTTTGACAGTAGGAGCAGTGGGATGCATTAAGACAATGGCACCATTATGGGCTTTTTGAGTTACCCGTTGGGTAATGACTTCCGGAGCCGGCCGTTGCCAATCTATAGTGTCCACACTCCACAAAATACATTGGTAATTAGCTTCTTCACAGGCCGCTAACACCGCTTTACCCCTTTCCCCATAAGGTGGAGCAAACAAATTTATAGGTTTACCAGTTATTTGGGTAATAATACTTTCTGATTTTTTTATTTCACGCAAATTTCCATCCTTAGTTAAATGATCGGGATGGGGATGCGAATAGCCATGGCTACCAATCTCATGCCCTTGGTAAGAAATCTCTTTTAATAATTCAGGATACTTCTCTGCCCATTGACCGCCAATAAAAAAAGTTGCCTTAATATCATTTGCTTGCATAATTTTTAACATCTGAGGCAAATACTCTTCTCCCCAATATACATTTACCGTTAACGCAATTTCTTTTTTTGTATCAGATCCTTGATAGATTGGGGCAAGGGTTGTTTCTGCATAACGATCGCGCATAGCTAAATAGCCGATGGTGATAAACATTGTCAGTAGCAATAACCAGGCTATCAGCCGAAAGGCAAAATTTTTTCTAAAATACAATATTCTCATATTCTTCTAATCCCTCCCTTTCTACTAAGACAAATTTATGCGTAATGGTCTTCCAATATACAAAAGGGTGGAAAGAAATGAAAACACAATAAAAACCCCATCAAGTTGATGAGGTTTTGCCATCGTTAAAACTTTTTATTTGGTACCCTTGGTTTACGCGGAGGACGATTAGCAGGTTTTTTTTCATTTTCCACATAACCCTCGGGTGGTTCCATCGCTTCTTTTTTAGATAACTTTAAGCGACCCATGTTATCATAACCCAGTGCTTTTACTGTAATTTGATCGCCCTCTTTAACAACGTCTTCCACTTTTTCTACTCGGTTGTAGGCCAGTTGTGAAATATGCACTAAACCTTCTTTTCCTTGTAATCCCATCACTCCGGGAATCACTTCCACAAAAGCACCAAAGTCAGTTACTTTGACAACTTTGCCTGTGTATATTTCACCAGCTTGTACATCAGAGGTAATCATTTCAATAATTTCGTGGGCTTTCTTACCAGCGTCACGATTAACGGCGGAAATAAATACTCGTCCATCATCTTCAATGTCAATATCGGCACCGGTTTCTTCAACAATCCGTTTAATAATTTTGCCACCAGGCCCGATGACATCTCTAATCTTTTCGGGATCGATGTGTGTGCTAATAATTGCCGGAGCATGAACAGAAATTTCTTCACGCGGATTGGAGATCACTGCCAACATTTTGTTTAAAATATGCATCCGGCCTTCATGGGCTTGGGCTAAAGCTTGTTCAAAAACTTCTCTGCTGATTCCAGCTATTTTTATGTCCATTTGCAGAGCTGTGATACCCTTTTCGGTACCAGCAACTTTAAAGTCCATATCACCCAGAGCATCTTCGATACCTTGGATATCTGTTAAAACAGTGAATTTATCGTCTTCTTTAATCAAACCCATAGCAACACCGGACACCGGTGCTTTTATTTTTACTCCAGCATCCATAAGTGCTAAAGTACTACCACATACACTACCCATGGAAGTGGAACCGTTGGATTCTAAGGCCTCAGATACCACACGAATGGTATAAGGAAATTCATTTTCTGGTGGTAAAACTGGTACTAAAGCTCGCTCCGCTAGCGCACCATGTCCAATTTCTCGTCTTCCCGGTGAACGCACTGGCTTAGTTTCACCAGTACTAAAGGGAGGAAAATTGTAATGGTGCATGTAACGTTTGGTTTCTTCGGCACCCAAGCCGTCTAAAATTTGCTCTTCACTAACCCGACCCAATGTGGCTATTGAAAGAATTTGCGTTTGCCCCCGGGTAAACAAACCACTGCCGTGAGCACGGGGCAGTATTCCCACTTCCACTGAAATGGGACGTACTTCGGTAATGGCACGACCATCAATGCGTACTCTCTCCTCAGTGATCATTCTGCGCATTACTTTCTTTTCCATCATACTGATCAACTCATGGATTGTTGGCAGATCATCTTCAGTAAATTCTTCCACAAGTTGATTAATTAGGTTTTCTGTCACTTCCTCCAGTAGGGCTTCCCGTTCTTTCTTAGACAGTCGCTCTGCGGAACATTTATGAATTGCTTCAGTGAATTTTTCATCAGCCAACGCAGTTACTTTCTGTTCCAGCACTGGATCATACTCTGGTAATTCTAAAACAAATTTTTCTTTAGCCAATCCCATGGCTAACGCTTCTTGGCGAAATTCTTCAATCATTTCTACAATTTGTTGGGTTACACTGTGACCAAACATAATGCCTTCCAACACGACATCTTCTGGCAGTTCATTAATACCGGCCTCTACCATCATCACGGCATCTTTAGTTCCGGCAACCACCAAATGCATTTCACTTTGTTCCTGTTGGGCCACCGTTGGATTAACGATAAACTGGTTGTCCACTCTACCTACAATGGTACCGCCAATGGGACCTTGAAAGGGGATATTTGATATATGTAGCGCAGCAGAGGCGCCAATCATCGCTGCAATTTCTGGTGCATTGTCCTGATCCACTGATAACACAGTGGCAATTACTTGCACCTCATTGCGCAGTTTTTTATTAAATAAAGGTCTGATAGGTCTATCGATAAGCCTTGATGAAAGTATCGCCTTTTCACTGGGGCGACCCTCTCTTTTAATAAAGCCGCCTGGAATTTTACCTACAGCATACATTCTTTCTTCATAATCTACCGTTAATGGAAAGAAATCTAAACCTTCCCGGGGGTTTTTTGACATGGTAGCAGTTACTAACACCACAGTTTCCCCATAGCGCACCAAAACTGCACCACCAGCTTGTTTAGCCACCCGTCCGGTTTCTAACACAAGATTGCGACCACCAAGGTTTATCTCCTTTCTGAGGATGTTGGGTTGCGTCATTGAATTACCTCCTGAATATTTCATTTAAGTTTTATGTGTTGTTTAATAAATATTTGGTTGTGCTGCACCATTAATTACCTATTGTCTGCATGTTCTACATATGTAATATTATTTCCTTTTATTTATGGATAAAATACAGCTAAATACTAAAATTAACTACAAGTGACTACTATACAAGAAAAAGCGGGTAAAAACCCGCCTTTTCTTACTTGCGCAAACCTAATTTTTCAATGATTGCACGGTAACGATCGAAATCACGGTCACGTAAGTAGTTCAATAGAGCACGACGATGACCAACCATTTTTAGCAGACCACGACGAGAGTGGTGGTCCTTCTTATGGGTTTTCAGGTGGTCTGTGAGGTAATTGATGCGCTCAGTTAAAATTGCAATTTGAACTTCTGGTGAACCGGTATCATTTTCATGAGTTTTAAACTTTTCAATAATACCTTGTTTCTTTTCTGCATTCAACGCCATGTAGTTTCACCTCCTAAATTAGTATCACCGTTAGCCAAGCAAACCGCCGGAGTTAACGAATTCCCTAGCTAGCAGTTATTTGGAAAATTACTTTCCAATTATGGTAATTACCAAACGGCCATTTGGGATGTCCTTGGCGACAATATCAAACATTCGGCCTGATTTGGCAAAAAAACCCCTAAAACGTGTTGCAGCAGGAATGCGTCCAGGTATACCCTTGGCAGCAATAATAATATCTTGGGTGGTTATTTTATCCTGTCGCATATCCTTGAGTCTCTTGCGAGCGTGCTCGGTTACAATTATTCGCATAACTAGCCTGACTAACAGCCCATGCTGTGCTGTCCAAATTCTTCATCGTTTTGAGCCAGAAATGCAAATAACGCATCTTGAAACGCCACCAACCTTACATTATCCATATTGGACTTTACATATTGGGTTTCAAGTTCTCTTTTTAGGCTTTGAAATTCATCAGATAGGCATATTAAAGCTATATGATTAAGCCAAAGTTTAATCTCTTCATCAGGGGAATCACATTTGGGTACTCCCACTGGCAACCGTCTCCTTTCTTTGTGTACAGACGTTTGCCGCATTTAATTGTAGCATAAACTAGAGCGATTGTAAATTAATGTTTTAAATTATTTATATTAGGGGAGTGGCCAAAATATTTTTGGTATTTCTTTACACTCGATTGCTTATGGTCATTTCAATATCTTGATTAATTTGAGTAATTAAGTCACTCACTGAATTGAAACGTTTTTCATTGCGCAATCTTCTTAAAAATTTAACTACAATGGTGTCACCATAAATATCGTCATTAAAATCCAGTAAGTGTACTTCTAAGTTGCGGTAATTACTTTGGCCATTAAATGTTGGCTTGGTACCAATATTGGCAACACCTAAATAAGTGTCATCATTTATTTCCACATGTACACTGTAAACCCCATTGGCAGGGGATAACAGTTTGTCGCTCAACTCCAAATTAGCTGTGGGAAAGCCAATGGTGTTACCTCTACGGTCACCGGTTACCACAATCCCTTCAACAAAGGGGGTATAACCTAAAAACTTGGTGGCCTTTTCCACTTCACCTTCTAAGAGCATTTTGCGAATTAATGTACTGCTAACCACCTGATCATTTATAGTTACCGGCTCGATTACTTGTAGAGTATAACCATACTTTTCTTGATATTTCTTTAGCGTAGTAACATCCCCCAAACCGCGGTTGCCAAAAGTATAATTATAACCTACAACTATTCCCTGTACAGCCAACTCCTCAAATAATATATCATTTATAAACTGTTCGGGGGTCATGTTGGCAAAGTCAAGATTAAAGGGAATAGATAGTAAAGCATCAATTCCCAAGCACTGCATCATTTTCTCTTTAGCCTGCTGAGATAACAATTTGGGTGGCTCATCTTTAGGTGACAGTACTGCCAATGGATGGGGGTCAAAGGTCATAACAATAGCAGTACCTTCATTATTTTTGGCAGTATTGATTACTTGCTTAATCAGTTTTTGATGACCAATATGTACTCCGTCAAAGTTTCCTATACCAACCACAATGTTGTGGAATTTATTTTTTAGTCCTTTGAAGGAATTTAAGACAATCATTAGTGCATTCCTCCTAAAGTTACAGCCGGCATTAAGTTTGCCCGCCTGGTCCCTTTATAAATAACACGTTGCTTTATTATAGGTATGTAGAAAATATCAGTTTAGAGATTAATTTGCAATATACATATTGGTTTATACACCAGTCGTGTTTCCGGTTCAATTTCCATCTGCACTTCCGCTAAAGCCAATAGTTCATTGTTAGCCTTTAGCCTAACTATTTCTCCAACTTCAAGTTGTTTTGGCTGCTGCTGCACTCCTGGGGGGTACAATTTAGCACCGGACAAAACCGACTTAATTGCTTTATCTTTCACCAATACCTGTGGATAATCTAACAGGGCATCATCCATTGAAATTAAAACCTCAGAGGCATTTGCTCTATTTTGCAAATCCTCAATAGTCACTGTATTTTCTATTTTAAAAGCACCGACACCAGTCCTCAGTAAAAAACTCATATGAGCGCCAACACCTAATTTATCACCGATATCATCACATAGTGTCCGAATATATGTCCCTTTAGAACAATGAACATCAAACAACACCCGGGGATGCTCGGTACCCCAACCGGTAGACCACACCAGATCAATACTATAAATATTGACACTGCGGGCCGGTCGCTCTATTTCAACGCCTTGACGGTGTAAATCATATAATTTTTTACCACCAATTTTAATGGCGGAAGTCATTGGCGGTACCTGTTGAATATTGCCCACAAAGCCATTTAATATCTGTCTAAAATCCAATTCTGTGATGGCCGAGGCATCTATATTCCTCAACACCCGCCCCTCTGCGTCCAAAGAATCAGTTTTAATTCCCAGTGTTATCTCTGCTCGATAAAATTTATCGGCACCTGTAATATATTGGGAAATTTTAGTGGCCCTGCCCACTGTTATCGGCAACACACCTGCAGCGGCAGGATCTAAAGTGCCAGTATGTCCCACTTTTTTGGTTTTAAACACTTTGCGTACCAAGTCCACCACATCGTGGGATGTCATTCCAGGTGGCTTTAAAATATTTACAACACCTGTTCCATTCATGCTATTGTCCTCTTTTAACTGCAGCCAAAGCAGCTGTGATCACTTTTTCTTTTACTTCTTCTATATTGCCAGCCATTTGACAACCAGAAGCTCTTTTATGTCCACCGCCGCCAAATAACCCAGCCAGCTGATTGACATCGACATAATAATTGGAACGCATACCAACTTTTATCATATTAGGGGCCTGCTCTCTAAATAAAAGTGCCACTTCCACACCTTTTATTTGTCGGGGGTAACTAATTAGGTTGTCGGTATGCTCGTCCTTGGCCCCGGTCTTTTCTTTGCTGGTCCAGTCAAAGGAAATCCAAGCAACTTTACCACATTGGGATACCGTTAAAGTTGGCAATGCTTCCTTAAGTACTTTGATCACTTCTAACGGCTTTTCATCAAAGATTAATTTAGAAAGCCTAGCCACTGGCACCCCACACTCCAGTAAAGATGCCACACGCCTATGGGTTTCTGCAGAGGTTCCCTCGTATCTGAAGGAACCTGTATCGGTGACAATGGCAGTATATAAATTGATCGCCATCTCTTTATCGATCACAGTACCCATTTCCACTAATAAATCATAGATTATTTCACCGGTGGCAGCGGCCTGAGAGTCAATATAACTCAGATCACCGAAGGTGGATTCGCTGGCATGATGGTCTATGTTCACCACCGTAACCCCATCATTAAGTAGACTAACCAGATGCTTACCTAGACGGTCAGGTACCGAGCAGTCCACCACAATGAACGTATCGTACTGTTGTGCCGGCAAACCATGAACCACCAAATCAGCACCGGGCAAAAACAGATAGTTGTCTGGCAATGGATCAGGGCTGGCCATGGTGACCTTTTTACCAGCCTTCTTTAAAGCCAACCCCAATGCAATGGTTGAACCAATACTATCCCCATCGGGCGTTATATGCCCCGAAATAATAACATTTTGTGAGGCTTTTAAGGCCATTGCAATATCCGCCAGACTATTCATTGCGCGTTTGATCCTCTTTAATTTCTACTTGTTTTAATACCTCCATGATTTTAACTCCATGGCTGATGGATGAATCCAATTCAAAAATAATTTCTGGTGTGAAACGCACCTTTAACCGTTTACTTAACTCGGTACGAATGTAACCCTGGGCATTTTTTAGTGCCTTAATCGTTTCTTTAGCTTTGGCATCATCACCCAACACGCTAACATATATCTTTGCATGCCGCTTGTCACCGGAAACCTCCACCATTGTGATGCTGGCAAATCCCACTCGCGGGTCCTTTAGCCCGTGCTGAATTATCTCAGCCACTTGTTGCTTAATGGTTTCCGCCATTCTACTTGTGCGGTGTGACATCCAACACACCTCCTGTAATTTAGATATTATTAGGCCAATTCTCTTTTAATTTCTTCGGTAACAAAAGCCTCAATAACATCTCCCTCTTGAATATCATTAAATCTTTCAATGGTAATACCACATTCATAACCTTGGGCTACCTCTTTGGCATCATCTTTAAAACGTTTTAATGTATCCAATTTACCTTCATGTACAACAATGCCATCTCTAATTACTCGCACACCGGCATCGCGGTTAATTTTACCTTCAACCACATAGCAACCAGCAATGGTCCCTACTTTAGATACCTTAAATATTTTACGCACTTCTACCTGACCAATTACCACTTCTTTATACTCAGGATCCAACAAACCACTCATTGCTGCTTTAATGTCATCAATGGCATCATAAATGACGCGGTAGGTGCGCAAGTCAATTTTTTCAGCCTCTGCTGCCCTTTGGGCGTTAACATCCGGTCTAACATTAAAGCCAATTACAATGGCATTGGATGCTGAGGCCAGCATAATATCAGTTTCGGTAATCGCCCCAACACCGCCGTGCACCAGAGACACTTTTACTTCTTCGTTAGAAAGCTTCTCTAAAGACTGTCTCAATGCCTCCACCGAGCCTTGCACATCAGCCTTCACTACAATGGGCAATTCTTTAATAGTTCCTTCTTTAATATTCTTAAATAAATCATCCAGCGATAATCTGGTGGTGATTTTCTGTTCTTCTTCCCGTTTTTTGTTCACTCTCTTTTCAGCAACGGCTTTAGCCGTTTTCTCATCCTTTACCGCAACCAGTACATCGCCAGCCCCGGGTACACTATTTAAACCCAATACTTCCACTGGAGTAGATGGGCCAGCGGTTTTAACCCTTCTACCGCGATAATCCATCATTGCTCTGACGCGTCCATGGGCACTACCTACCACAACAGTGTCTCCAACATTCAGAGTACCATTCTGCACCAGTACAGTGGCCACTGGTCCACGACCTTTGTCTAATTCGGCCTCAATTACAGTACCTCTGGCTAACCGATTGGGGTTGGCTTTCAGTTCTTGCATTTCAGCCACTAACAAAATCATTTCCAACAACTCATCTAAACCATGGCGTTTAATGGCAGAAACTTCAACGCTAATGGTATCACCGCCCCATTGTTCCACCACTAAGCCATAATTGGTCAATTCCTGACGAACCCGATCGGGATTGGCCTCGGGTTTATCCATTTTATTAATAGCCACAATAATTGGTACTTCGGCAGCTTTAGCATGGTTGATGGCCTCTATTGTTTGTGGCATCACACCGTCATCAGACGCCACCACTAAGATAGCTATATCTGTTGCCTGGGCGCCTCGAGCTCTCATGGCTGTAAAAGCAGCGTGGCCTGGTGTATCTAAGAAAGTAATTTTTTTACCATTCTTTTCAACTTGATAGGCACCAATATGTTGAGTGATACCACCCGCTTCGGTGGCTGTAACATCAGTCTCTCTGATGGCGTCTAACAGAGATGTTTTACCGTGGTCAACGTGACCCATTACTGTAACCACCGGCGGACGCAACTCTAAATCTTCTTCGTTATCTGCTTCTTCGGCCATAATAGTTTCTTCAATATCTTCTTCATGCTTGATAATTACTTCATAGCCAAATTCATTAGCAATTAGTGTTGCAGTATCAGCATCTATTTCCTGATTGATAGTTGCCAAAACGCCTAATTTCATTAATGCTTTAATGACGTCTGCAGCTGTACGGCGCAGTTTTTCTGCCAATTGTTGCACAGTAAGGCTTTCGCCAATGGTAATTGGTTTCTTTTCCATTGGCTGACCGGGCAATTGTTTCTCAGCTTTTTTGTTTTTATGCTTTTTGCGATGTTGATGTTTATTAAACACGTTTTCCTTTTTATCATGGGATTCAGCCCTTAAATCCTTGGAAAAAGGCTTATTAGACTTACGTTGCTCACTACGGGGTCTTTCCTGGGCCTTGGCCTTAGCCTGGGCAGCCACCACTGGATCTGGTTTTGGTATAGCTATATCTCTATCTTTAGCTGGCTTATTATAGGAACGATTATTGGGTCTACCCCCACCCTGGGGACGATTACCATAGGGTTTATCTCCTTGGGGTCTGTTACCCTGGGGCTTGTTGCCATAGGGCCTATCTCCCTGGGGTCTGTTGCCCTGGGGTTTGTTACCATAGGGTCTGTCTCCTTGGGGTCTGTTACCCTGGGGACGGTTACCATAGGGTCTATCCCCTTGGGGTCTGTTACCCTGGGGCTTGTTGCCATAGGGGCTATCTCCCTGGGGTCTGTTACCCTGGGGACGATTACCATAGGGTCTATTGCCTTGGGGTTTGTTACCCTGTGGGCGTTCACCTTGGGGTTTATTACCTTGGGTCCCTGTATGCTTTTTATCACCATGAGCACTTTGGGCATTATTGTTAAACCTGCTTGGTCCACCCTGTGCACCCGTTCTGTTTTTACCACCCTGTGTATTATTAGGTTTGCGTTCTTCAAAACGGCGATCCGGTGGGCGAGAGGGTACCCTGTCCACAACCCCTGGAGTATGATCCTGGTTAGTTTTTCGCTTATTATCATTCCTTTTTTCTGGGCCATTATTTTCATTACTGTGTGTGTTTACTGCCTTGGGGTTATTATTGCTGTGTACTATTTTTTTGTAATCACTTTCTTCCACCACACTAAGAGCAGATTTAACACTAATGCCCATTTTAGAAAGTCTTTGCATAACTTCCTTACTTTCTATGTTTAACTCTTTGGCTATTTCATGCACTCTTTTTTTTGTCATATATCCACCTCCGTAAGATGGCGTAGAGTCTCTACGCCTCTCCCCCTCCTATTATCTGATGAATTCCCTTGGCAAAGTTGGTATCTATAATAGACAGAGCAGCTCGACGAGCTTTTCCAACCGATAAGCCCAATTCTGTTTTAGATGAGAATTGTATTAAGGGGATTTTATTAGCTTTTGCCAAGTATATATAATCTTTCTTGGTGCGCTCTGAGGCATCGGTTGCTAAAATTACCAACTTTGCCCTATTGTCCTTAATACTATTTTTAACCTGACAATCTCCAGAAAGCAATTTACCTGCTCGCTGACAAAGCCCTAACATATTGGCAGCTTGTTTATTCACCTTTGCTCAACTCCTGCTTTAGGTCCTGGTAAACATCACTACCAATCTTTTGTTTGAAAGATTTTTCCAACCTTTTTCCCTTTTCCGCCTTGACTAAACATTCCAGTTGTGGGCAGATGTATGCGCCCCGCCCTGATTTTTTACCAGTATAATCAATCTCTATAGCCTCATCAGGGGTACGCACGATCCGGACCAATTCTTTTTTAGGTTTCATTTCCTGACAACCAACACACATACGCAATGGTTTCTTTTTTACTTTGTGCACTTTC
It contains:
- a CDS encoding ribosomal L7Ae/L30e/S12e/Gadd45 family protein produces the protein MNKQAANMLGLCQRAGKLLSGDCQVKNSIKDNRAKLVILATDASERTKKDYIYLAKANKIPLIQFSSKTELGLSVGKARRAALSIIDTNFAKGIHQIIGGGEA
- a CDS encoding YlxR family protein; the encoded protein is MHKVKKKPLRMCVGCQEMKPKKELVRIVRTPDEAIEIDYTGKKSGRGAYICPQLECLVKAEKGKRLEKSFKQKIGSDVYQDLKQELSKGE
- the infB gene encoding translation initiation factor IF-2, yielding MTKKRVHEIAKELNIESKEVMQRLSKMGISVKSALSVVEESDYKKIVHSNNNPKAVNTHSNENNGPEKRNDNKRKTNQDHTPGVVDRVPSRPPDRRFEERKPNNTQGGKNRTGAQGGPSRFNNNAQSAHGDKKHTGTQGNKPQGERPQGNKPQGNRPYGNRPQGNRPQGDSPYGNKPQGNRPQGDRPYGNRPQGNRPQGDRPYGNKPQGNRPQGDRPYGNKPQGNRPQGDKPYGNRPQGGGRPNNRSYNKPAKDRDIAIPKPDPVVAAQAKAKAQERPRSEQRKSNKPFSKDLRAESHDKKENVFNKHQHRKKHKNKKAEKQLPGQPMEKKPITIGESLTVQQLAEKLRRTAADVIKALMKLGVLATINQEIDADTATLIANEFGYEVIIKHEEDIEETIMAEEADNEEDLELRPPVVTVMGHVDHGKTSLLDAIRETDVTATEAGGITQHIGAYQVEKNGKKITFLDTPGHAAFTAMRARGAQATDIAILVVASDDGVMPQTIEAINHAKAAEVPIIVAINKMDKPEANPDRVRQELTNYGLVVEQWGGDTISVEVSAIKRHGLDELLEMILLVAEMQELKANPNRLARGTVIEAELDKGRGPVATVLVQNGTLNVGDTVVVGSAHGRVRAMMDYRGRRVKTAGPSTPVEVLGLNSVPGAGDVLVAVKDEKTAKAVAEKRVNKKREEEQKITTRLSLDDLFKNIKEGTIKELPIVVKADVQGSVEALRQSLEKLSNEEVKVSLVHGGVGAITETDIMLASASNAIVIGFNVRPDVNAQRAAEAEKIDLRTYRVIYDAIDDIKAAMSGLLDPEYKEVVIGQVEVRKIFKVSKVGTIAGCYVVEGKINRDAGVRVIRDGIVVHEGKLDTLKRFKDDAKEVAQGYECGITIERFNDIQEGDVIEAFVTEEIKRELA